Proteins encoded in a region of the Agromyces protaetiae genome:
- the cydB gene encoding cytochrome d ubiquinol oxidase subunit II encodes MDLATLWFWIVAALFVGYFVLDGFDFGVGMSLPFLSKDDTDRRVLINTIGPVWDLNETWVIVAGAALFAAFPEWYATLFSGFYLALLLILLALIARGVSFEYRHQRPEAEWKRRFDRMIVVGSAVPAFLWGVAFANIVQGVPLDEGHNYTGTLFDLLNPYALLGGLTTLLVFFTHGVVFVSLKTEGELRERARRLATKAGAITIVVAAVFLVWTGLANGTVWFWALAAVAAVALIGGWLANTRGREGIAFTLLAVTIATTVLALFTALVPEVMPASNDPANSLTIANASSSDYTLTVMSWTALIFLPLVLAYQGWTYWVFRKRVTRRSIEAAAH; translated from the coding sequence ATGGATCTCGCAACACTCTGGTTCTGGATCGTCGCAGCGCTGTTCGTCGGCTACTTCGTGCTCGACGGCTTCGATTTCGGCGTCGGCATGTCCCTGCCGTTCCTGAGCAAGGACGACACCGACCGCCGGGTGCTCATCAACACCATCGGGCCGGTGTGGGACCTCAACGAGACGTGGGTCATCGTCGCGGGGGCGGCGCTGTTCGCGGCGTTCCCCGAGTGGTACGCGACGCTGTTCTCGGGGTTCTACCTCGCGCTGCTGCTCATCCTGCTCGCGCTCATCGCGCGCGGCGTGTCGTTCGAGTACCGGCACCAGCGGCCCGAGGCCGAGTGGAAGCGCCGGTTCGACCGCATGATCGTCGTCGGCTCGGCCGTGCCCGCGTTCCTCTGGGGCGTCGCGTTCGCGAACATCGTGCAGGGCGTCCCGCTCGACGAGGGCCACAACTACACGGGCACCCTGTTCGACCTGCTGAACCCCTACGCGCTGCTCGGCGGACTCACGACGCTCCTCGTGTTCTTCACGCACGGCGTCGTCTTCGTCTCGCTGAAGACCGAGGGCGAGCTGCGCGAGCGCGCCCGGCGGCTCGCGACGAAGGCCGGCGCGATCACGATCGTGGTGGCGGCGGTGTTCCTGGTCTGGACGGGGCTCGCGAACGGCACGGTCTGGTTCTGGGCGCTCGCCGCGGTCGCGGCGGTCGCGCTCATCGGCGGCTGGCTCGCGAACACCCGGGGCCGCGAGGGCATCGCGTTCACCCTGCTCGCGGTGACGATCGCGACGACCGTGCTCGCGCTGTTCACGGCGCTCGTCCCGGAGGTCATGCCGGCCTCGAACGACCCCGCGAACAGCCTCACGATCGCCAACGCGTCGAGCTCGGACTATACGCTGACGGTGATGAGCTGGACCGCGCTCATCTTCCTGCCGCTCGTGCTGGCCTATCAGGGATGGACGTACTGGGTGTTCCGCAAGCGTGTGACCCGCCGCTCGATCGAAGCCGCGGCGCACTGA
- a CDS encoding TetR/AcrR family transcriptional regulator, with the protein MPNIDLILGADHGRISTVRTEPTQRRSTQRLDALLDAAAELVDEVGFERLTTQMVAERAGASIGTVYRYFPDRVAVLHGLRERSIDRYRARVAERLAEIDLTTWWQLVETAVDALDGLYRDEPGFTVVHAADRELSDDGEEPEFASRMVRVLAAEFAGIADTPELRFRFGVAMELVEALVYRAHSRDPQGDSRYIDEAKAVVRHYLSEHLAPLTEDGSAA; encoded by the coding sequence GTGCCGAACATCGACCTGATCCTGGGGGCCGATCATGGGCGCATCAGCACCGTGCGCACCGAGCCGACCCAGCGACGCAGCACCCAACGACTGGACGCACTGCTCGACGCGGCCGCCGAACTGGTCGACGAAGTCGGCTTCGAGCGGCTGACGACGCAGATGGTCGCCGAGCGCGCCGGCGCCTCGATCGGGACGGTGTACCGGTACTTCCCGGACCGGGTCGCGGTGCTGCACGGCCTGCGTGAGCGCTCGATCGACCGGTATCGGGCGCGTGTGGCCGAGCGGCTCGCGGAGATCGACCTGACCACGTGGTGGCAGCTCGTGGAGACCGCGGTCGACGCGCTCGACGGGCTCTACCGCGACGAGCCCGGGTTCACCGTCGTCCACGCGGCGGACCGTGAGCTCTCCGACGACGGCGAGGAGCCGGAGTTCGCCAGCCGCATGGTGCGCGTGCTCGCGGCGGAGTTCGCCGGCATCGCCGACACGCCCGAGCTGCGATTCCGGTTCGGCGTCGCCATGGAGTTGGTGGAGGCGCTGGTCTACCGCGCGCACTCGCGTGACCCGCAGGGCGATTCCCGGTACATCGACGAAGCGAAGGCCGTGGTCCGCCACTACCTCTCCGAACACCTCGCTCCGCTGACGGAGGACGGTTCGGCCGCCTAG
- a CDS encoding cytochrome ubiquinol oxidase subunit I encodes MNELLDPLLLSRWQFGLTTIYHFLFVPLTIGLAATAAIFQTAWYRTGKAEYLRITRFFGQIFLINFAMGVVTGIVQEFQFGMNWSEYSRFVGDVFGAPLALEGLLAFFFEATFIGLWIFGWDKLPRGLHLATIWATAVGSILSAYFIIAANAFMQNPVAFQMNEERGRAELTDIWELLTNPVALAAFPHTIAAAFMVTAGLIIAAAAWHLARNQHLDTMRPALKFGLWTMVVAGAATVLSGDQLSLAMVATQPMKMAAAEATYDTVCGAAASFSVFTLGTPDGSSELFSIRIPYLLSLLSTHSFDGCVEGINDLQAEYQELYGPGDYTPIIWVTYWSFRWMIGLGMAHVLVAVAGLWLTRKGRMPRQRWIWKIAVWSFPLSLMAMIVGWVFTEMGRQPWIVFSLLPTESAVSPNITGLDVLISLVAFTLVYGALAVVEFKLVVRAIKKGPPEVGEPDPETGRVEPATTVY; translated from the coding sequence GTGAATGAGCTGCTCGACCCGCTGCTCCTCTCTCGTTGGCAGTTCGGTCTGACGACCATCTACCACTTCCTCTTCGTCCCGCTCACCATCGGCCTCGCCGCCACGGCGGCGATCTTCCAGACCGCGTGGTACCGCACGGGGAAGGCCGAGTACCTGCGCATCACGCGGTTCTTCGGCCAGATCTTCCTGATCAACTTCGCCATGGGCGTCGTCACCGGCATCGTGCAGGAGTTCCAGTTCGGCATGAACTGGTCCGAGTACTCGCGATTCGTCGGCGACGTCTTCGGCGCCCCGCTCGCGCTCGAGGGCCTGCTCGCGTTCTTCTTCGAGGCGACCTTCATCGGCCTCTGGATCTTCGGCTGGGACAAGCTGCCCCGCGGGCTGCACCTCGCGACGATCTGGGCGACCGCGGTCGGCAGCATCCTCTCGGCGTACTTCATCATCGCCGCGAACGCCTTCATGCAGAACCCGGTCGCCTTCCAGATGAACGAGGAGCGGGGCCGCGCCGAGCTCACCGACATCTGGGAGCTGCTGACCAACCCGGTCGCGCTCGCGGCGTTCCCGCACACGATCGCCGCCGCGTTCATGGTGACCGCCGGCCTCATCATCGCCGCGGCCGCCTGGCACCTCGCGCGGAACCAGCACCTCGACACCATGCGCCCGGCGCTGAAGTTCGGACTTTGGACCATGGTGGTCGCGGGCGCCGCAACCGTGCTCTCGGGCGACCAGCTCAGCCTCGCGATGGTCGCGACGCAGCCCATGAAGATGGCTGCGGCCGAGGCGACGTACGACACCGTCTGCGGCGCGGCCGCCTCGTTCTCGGTCTTCACCCTCGGCACACCCGATGGCTCGAGCGAGCTGTTCTCGATCCGCATCCCGTATCTGCTCTCATTGCTGTCGACGCACTCGTTCGACGGTTGCGTCGAAGGCATCAACGACCTGCAGGCCGAGTACCAGGAGCTCTACGGGCCGGGCGACTACACGCCCATCATCTGGGTCACCTACTGGTCGTTCCGATGGATGATCGGCCTCGGCATGGCGCACGTCCTCGTCGCCGTCGCGGGCCTGTGGCTCACGCGCAAGGGGCGGATGCCTCGCCAGCGGTGGATCTGGAAGATCGCCGTCTGGAGCTTCCCGCTCTCACTCATGGCCATGATCGTCGGCTGGGTGTTCACCGAGATGGGGCGGCAGCCGTGGATCGTGTTCAGCCTGCTGCCCACCGAATCGGCGGTGTCGCCGAACATCACGGGCCTCGACGTGCTCATCTCGCTCGTCGCCTTCACGCTCGTGTACGGCGCGCTCGCGGTGGTCGAGTTCAAGCTCGTCGTCCGCGCCATTAAGAAGGGCCCGCCCGAGGTGGGCGAACCCGATCCGGAAACCGGCCGCGTCGAACCGGCCACGACGGTCTACTAG
- a CDS encoding ABC transporter permease: MNWIWSNLDRIGELILVHLALSVPAIILSFVISVPIGWLAWRYRWSRGVLLSVCGILYAIPSLPLLIALPGVIGVSLRSPLNLVVALTLYGIALMVRTAADAFADVDADIRLSATAVGYSPWRRFSGVELPLAGPGLLAGLRVVIVSTVSLATISALIGVQSLGSLFTDGFQRGIAGEIWAGVLATMLLAVVLDGLVVLVGRWLLPWSQPARARRRRDARRREARHSDARPEVAA, encoded by the coding sequence GTGAACTGGATCTGGTCGAACCTCGACCGCATCGGTGAACTGATCCTCGTCCACCTCGCACTGTCGGTGCCGGCCATCATCCTGAGTTTCGTGATCTCGGTGCCCATCGGCTGGCTCGCCTGGCGGTACCGGTGGTCGCGCGGCGTGCTGCTCAGCGTCTGCGGCATCCTCTACGCGATCCCGTCGTTGCCGCTGCTCATCGCGTTGCCCGGCGTCATCGGGGTCTCGCTGCGCTCTCCGCTGAACCTCGTGGTCGCGCTGACCCTCTACGGCATCGCGTTGATGGTCCGGACCGCCGCCGATGCATTCGCCGACGTGGACGCCGACATCCGGCTGTCGGCCACCGCGGTCGGGTATTCGCCCTGGCGGCGTTTCTCGGGCGTGGAGCTGCCGCTCGCCGGACCCGGGCTGCTCGCGGGTCTCCGGGTCGTCATCGTGAGCACCGTGAGCCTCGCGACCATCAGCGCGCTCATCGGCGTGCAGAGCCTCGGGAGCCTGTTCACCGACGGGTTCCAGCGTGGCATCGCGGGCGAGATCTGGGCGGGGGTCCTTGCGACGATGCTCCTCGCGGTGGTGCTCGACGGTCTGGTGGTCCTCGTCGGCCGGTGGCTGCTGCCCTGGAGTCAGCCGGCGCGCGCCCGTCGGCGACGTGACGCCCGGCGACGCGAAGCCCGCCACAGCGATGCCCGGCCGGAGGTGGCCGCGTGA
- a CDS encoding ABC transporter ATP-binding protein, whose product MIEFRGVRKQFPDGSVAVERVDLQMPPHQTTVLVGSSGSGKTTLLRMINRMVDPTEGQVLIDGADVATVDPVKLRRSIGYVMQNSGLLPHRKVVDNIATVPVLRGESKRAARARALELMDTVGLDRSLADRYPAQLSGGQQQRVGVARGLAVDPNILLMDEPFGAVDPLVRTELQDELLRLQRELGKTIVFVTHDIDEAFRLGDQVVILSEGGRVVQRGAPAAILANPADEFVAGFIGADRGRRLLRVAEVDGRRIVVDDDGRPAGVLAS is encoded by the coding sequence ATGATCGAGTTCCGTGGCGTGCGCAAGCAGTTCCCCGACGGCAGCGTCGCCGTCGAGCGGGTCGACCTGCAGATGCCTCCGCATCAGACGACCGTGCTCGTCGGCTCGTCCGGCTCGGGCAAGACGACGCTGCTGCGCATGATCAACCGCATGGTCGACCCGACCGAGGGCCAGGTGCTCATCGACGGCGCCGACGTGGCCACGGTCGACCCCGTGAAGCTCCGCCGGTCGATCGGCTACGTCATGCAGAACAGCGGACTGCTGCCACACCGGAAGGTCGTCGACAACATCGCGACCGTCCCGGTGCTGCGTGGCGAGTCGAAGCGGGCCGCCCGCGCCCGTGCGCTCGAGCTGATGGACACCGTCGGGCTCGACCGGTCGCTCGCCGACCGGTACCCCGCCCAGCTCTCCGGCGGTCAGCAGCAGCGGGTGGGCGTCGCCAGAGGCCTCGCGGTCGATCCCAACATCCTGCTCATGGACGAGCCCTTCGGTGCCGTCGACCCGCTCGTGCGCACCGAGCTGCAAGACGAACTCCTCCGCCTGCAGCGCGAACTCGGCAAGACCATCGTGTTCGTCACGCACGACATCGACGAGGCGTTCCGGCTCGGCGATCAGGTCGTCATCCTCAGTGAGGGTGGTCGTGTGGTGCAGCGGGGCGCCCCGGCGGCGATCCTCGCGAATCCGGCTGACGAGTTCGTCGCGGGGTTCATCGGCGCCGACCGGGGCCGCCGCCTGCTCAGGGTCGCAGAGGTCGACGGGCGCCGCATCGTCGTGGATGACGACGGCCGTCCCGCCGGGGTGCTCGCCTCGTGA
- a CDS encoding ABC transporter permease — MNLFTDALAWLTDPANWEGPDGIGARLVFHIVFSLAVVAGSIVIAVPIGIVIGHTGRGREPAVVVSGALRALPTLGLLTLLALWLGLVIGAPYLALMVLAVPSVLAGAYAGIGGVSRSTVDAARAMGMTELQIALRVELPLGLPTIIGGIRAAVLQVIATATLASYIGLGGLGTYIFLGLKTRDYTVMLGASILIIALALVLDGMFALVQRLVVPEGVRVRRGSASLRTRPSRPRATVG, encoded by the coding sequence GTGAACCTCTTCACGGACGCCCTCGCCTGGCTCACCGACCCCGCGAACTGGGAAGGTCCCGATGGCATCGGCGCCCGGCTCGTCTTCCACATCGTGTTCAGCCTGGCCGTCGTGGCGGGGTCAATTGTGATCGCGGTGCCGATCGGCATCGTCATCGGCCATACCGGGCGCGGCCGCGAGCCCGCGGTCGTCGTCTCGGGCGCGCTCCGTGCACTGCCGACGCTCGGCCTGCTCACGCTTCTCGCGCTCTGGCTCGGCCTCGTCATCGGCGCGCCATACCTCGCCCTGATGGTCCTCGCCGTGCCGTCGGTGCTCGCGGGCGCCTATGCGGGCATCGGCGGTGTCTCCCGATCGACCGTCGACGCGGCGCGCGCGATGGGCATGACCGAGCTCCAGATCGCCCTCCGGGTCGAGCTGCCGCTCGGGCTGCCGACCATCATCGGCGGCATCAGGGCCGCCGTGCTGCAGGTGATCGCGACGGCCACGCTCGCGTCGTACATCGGCCTCGGCGGGCTCGGCACGTACATCTTCCTCGGGCTGAAGACCCGGGACTACACCGTCATGCTCGGCGCCTCGATCCTCATCATCGCGCTCGCGCTGGTCCTCGACGGAATGTTCGCGCTGGTCCAGCGCCTTGTTGTTCCTGAGGGTGTCCGCGTCCGGCGCGGGTCCGCATCGCTTCGCACCCGGCCATCCCGGCCGCGCGCGACTGTGGGGTGA
- a CDS encoding quinone-dependent dihydroorotate dehydrogenase — protein MYRLLFTHVLTHLDPERAHHLAFRVIRWLPAFGLGRLVERVTRPAPELEVTALGLRFPSPFGVAAGFDKDGLAVRGLGQLGFGHVEVGTLTAIAQPGNERPRMFRLVKDRALVNRMGFNNGGADAAAGRLSRLARRRDRPVLGVNIGKSRVTPVEEAVADYERSARVVAPFADYLVVNVSSPNTPGLRGLQELDALSPLLEAVRAAAGSTPLLVKIAPDLADDEVRRLCELVVRLGLDGIIATNTTVSREGLRTARSEVERIGAGGLSGAPLAARSLEVLRLVRDHVPAELCVISVGGVETAADVQDRLDAGATLVQGYSGFIYRGPLWAREINRGLAQFARARARGGRAAVPSA, from the coding sequence ATGTATCGACTTCTCTTCACCCACGTCCTCACGCACCTCGATCCGGAGCGGGCGCACCATCTCGCGTTCCGGGTCATCAGATGGCTTCCGGCGTTCGGTCTGGGGCGGCTGGTCGAGCGCGTCACCCGGCCTGCACCGGAACTCGAGGTGACCGCGCTGGGGCTGCGGTTCCCGTCGCCGTTCGGCGTCGCCGCCGGCTTCGACAAAGACGGTCTCGCGGTGCGCGGCCTCGGGCAGCTCGGGTTCGGCCACGTCGAGGTGGGCACGCTCACGGCGATCGCGCAGCCCGGCAACGAGCGCCCGCGCATGTTCCGGCTGGTGAAGGACCGGGCGCTGGTCAATCGCATGGGCTTCAACAACGGCGGGGCGGATGCCGCGGCGGGGCGTCTCTCGCGCCTCGCCCGCCGGCGCGACCGGCCGGTGCTGGGCGTGAACATCGGCAAGAGCCGGGTCACGCCCGTCGAGGAGGCCGTGGCCGACTACGAGCGCAGCGCACGGGTGGTCGCGCCGTTCGCGGATTACCTGGTGGTCAACGTCAGCTCGCCCAACACGCCGGGGCTGCGCGGTCTGCAGGAGCTCGACGCGCTCAGTCCGTTGCTCGAGGCCGTCCGCGCCGCGGCCGGTTCGACGCCGCTGCTGGTCAAGATCGCGCCCGATCTCGCCGACGACGAGGTGCGGCGCCTCTGCGAACTCGTGGTCCGGCTCGGGCTCGACGGCATCATCGCCACGAACACGACCGTCTCTCGCGAGGGGCTGCGCACAGCGCGCTCCGAGGTGGAGCGCATCGGCGCGGGCGGGCTCTCCGGCGCGCCGTTGGCCGCACGTTCGCTCGAGGTGCTGCGGCTCGTGCGTGACCACGTACCCGCCGAGCTCTGCGTCATCTCGGTCGGCGGGGTCGAGACGGCCGCCGACGTGCAGGACCGGCTCGATGCCGGTGCGACGCTCGTGCAGGGCTACTCGGGCTTCATCTACCGCGGTCCGCTGTGGGCGCGCGAGATCAACCGCGGTCTCGCACAGTTCGCGCGTGCGCGTGCCCGTGGGGGCCGCGCCGCGGTGCCCTCGGCCTGA
- a CDS encoding DedA family protein, with protein MNDVLDWILDTVQSVDPVLRTILAGVAIMLETSVLIGLVVPGDTVVIVASTAIGGPVEWLALALTVIVGAIAGETIGFMLGRWFGPRIITSRLGRRIGEENWARAQRYLDRRGGPAVFISRFLPVLHSLVPLLVGMSTMRYRRFIAWTLPACVIWSFAYTTVGWLAAGSYRELSQELHWAGYVFVAIIAAFVLLVWGIKKLLVRIESRHMAVVDPAAETDEGPDTEASDPSIDVGARDPRDGPRGGSR; from the coding sequence GTGAACGACGTGCTGGACTGGATCCTCGACACGGTGCAGTCGGTAGACCCTGTCCTGCGCACGATCCTCGCGGGCGTGGCGATCATGCTCGAGACCTCGGTGCTCATCGGCCTCGTCGTGCCCGGCGACACCGTCGTGATCGTCGCTTCCACCGCGATCGGCGGACCCGTCGAGTGGCTCGCGCTCGCGCTCACGGTCATCGTCGGCGCCATCGCCGGCGAGACGATCGGCTTCATGCTCGGCCGTTGGTTCGGGCCCAGGATCATCACCTCACGCCTCGGACGCAGGATCGGCGAGGAGAACTGGGCCCGCGCGCAGCGCTACCTCGACCGGCGAGGCGGCCCGGCCGTGTTCATCTCCCGCTTCCTGCCGGTGCTGCACTCCCTCGTGCCGCTGCTCGTCGGCATGAGCACCATGCGGTATCGACGGTTCATCGCCTGGACTCTGCCGGCGTGCGTGATCTGGTCGTTCGCCTACACGACGGTCGGCTGGCTCGCCGCGGGCAGCTACCGCGAGCTCAGCCAAGAGCTGCACTGGGCCGGCTACGTCTTCGTGGCCATCATCGCCGCGTTCGTGCTGCTCGTGTGGGGCATCAAGAAGCTCCTGGTGCGGATCGAATCGCGGCACATGGCGGTCGTGGACCCCGCGGCGGAGACGGACGAGGGGCCGGACACCGAAGCATCCGACCCCTCGATCGACGTGGGCGCGCGCGACCCGCGCGACGGCCCGCGCGGCGGCAGCCGCTAG
- a CDS encoding ABC transporter substrate-binding protein, giving the protein MFTAGKGRLVALAAVAVGATVALAGCASGDPLDEGSGGESAATGGAIVIGSQDYYSNEIIAEIYAQALEENGFEVDRQFRIGQREVYLPEIESGEIDLFPEYTGNLLQYYVPDTEARTSDEVYSELEGALPEGLHVLDQAPATDQDSYNVTAAFSEEFGVTSLEDLAGVPEPITLGGNAELETRPYGPEGLQATYGVDVGFTAIEDSGGALTVKALVDDQVQMVNIYSADPNIATNDLVTLEDPKGLFLASNVVPVASEKVTDDVAAVIDAVSAALTAEDLVAMNAESVNDERSAEDIAADWLSEKALF; this is encoded by the coding sequence ATGTTCACAGCAGGAAAAGGCCGGCTCGTCGCTCTGGCGGCGGTCGCGGTCGGGGCGACAGTGGCCCTGGCAGGGTGCGCATCCGGTGATCCGCTCGACGAGGGATCGGGCGGCGAGTCGGCCGCGACCGGGGGCGCGATCGTGATCGGCTCGCAGGACTACTACTCGAACGAGATCATCGCCGAGATCTACGCCCAGGCGCTCGAAGAGAACGGCTTCGAGGTCGATCGTCAGTTCCGTATCGGTCAACGCGAGGTGTACCTGCCCGAGATCGAGTCGGGCGAGATCGATCTCTTCCCCGAGTACACGGGCAATCTGCTCCAGTACTACGTGCCCGACACCGAGGCGCGCACGAGCGATGAGGTGTATTCCGAGCTCGAGGGTGCGCTGCCCGAGGGGCTGCACGTGCTCGACCAGGCGCCGGCCACCGACCAGGACTCGTACAACGTCACCGCGGCGTTCTCCGAGGAGTTCGGCGTCACGAGCCTCGAGGACCTCGCGGGCGTGCCCGAGCCCATCACGCTCGGCGGCAATGCCGAGCTGGAGACGCGTCCCTACGGACCCGAGGGGTTGCAGGCGACGTACGGCGTCGACGTGGGCTTCACGGCCATCGAAGACAGCGGCGGCGCGCTCACCGTCAAAGCGCTCGTCGACGACCAGGTGCAGATGGTGAACATCTACAGCGCCGACCCGAACATCGCGACCAACGACCTCGTCACGCTCGAGGATCCCAAGGGGCTCTTCCTCGCATCGAACGTCGTGCCCGTCGCGAGTGAGAAGGTCACCGACGACGTCGCCGCCGTCATCGACGCGGTGAGCGCGGCGCTCACCGCCGAAGACCTCGTCGCCATGAACGCCGAGAGCGTCAACGACGAGCGTTCGGCGGAAGACATCGCGGCCGACTGGCTGAGCGAGAAGGCCCTCTTCTAG
- a CDS encoding M56 family metallopeptidase — protein sequence MSAVAALLGVLAVALAWPVPVALSRAAWPARAPGLALALWQAVALGGALSMIGCLVVIGTAPDGSITDAASALLPHLLTGPLPPEFGVIDLAALTLAAGLAVHLLLNVAATAVRAERERRRQHQLIQMLSDPMPGEPGTRVLAHPVPLAYCVPGLRTATVLTEGLVAALSRDELRAVVAHERTHLDQLHHLVLLSFRAWHSALPWFPIANRAERSVTVLTEMLADDGARRATGSAPLVSALSRLGSTAEPGAYADAGGIAPDREMLVDRLARLESPAGRLAPWAGALIVTAAALIVAIPLGSMLTILH from the coding sequence GTGAGCGCCGTCGCCGCGCTGCTCGGCGTGCTGGCGGTCGCGCTGGCGTGGCCGGTACCCGTCGCGCTCTCGCGCGCGGCCTGGCCGGCCCGCGCACCCGGCCTCGCGCTCGCACTCTGGCAGGCGGTCGCGCTCGGCGGCGCGCTCTCGATGATCGGATGCCTCGTCGTGATCGGCACCGCACCCGACGGGTCGATCACCGACGCGGCCTCGGCGCTGCTCCCCCACCTGCTCACCGGCCCCCTGCCTCCCGAGTTCGGGGTCATCGACCTCGCCGCGCTCACGCTCGCCGCCGGCCTCGCCGTACACCTGCTGCTCAACGTGGCCGCCACCGCCGTCCGCGCGGAACGCGAACGTCGTCGCCAGCACCAGCTGATCCAGATGCTGAGCGACCCCATGCCGGGCGAGCCCGGGACCCGGGTGCTCGCACACCCGGTTCCGCTCGCCTACTGCGTGCCGGGCCTTCGCACGGCGACGGTGCTCACCGAAGGGCTCGTGGCCGCACTGTCACGCGACGAGCTGCGCGCGGTCGTCGCGCACGAGCGCACGCATCTCGACCAGCTGCACCACCTGGTCCTGCTCTCGTTCCGGGCCTGGCATTCGGCCCTGCCGTGGTTCCCGATCGCCAATCGCGCCGAGCGGTCGGTGACGGTGCTAACCGAGATGCTCGCCGACGACGGCGCGCGACGCGCGACGGGCTCGGCTCCGCTCGTGAGCGCGCTGAGCCGGCTCGGCAGCACCGCCGAACCCGGTGCGTACGCCGACGCCGGCGGCATCGCGCCGGACCGCGAGATGCTGGTCGACCGGCTCGCGCGTCTCGAATCCCCCGCCGGCCGGCTCGCACCGTGGGCCGGCGCGCTCATCGTCACCGCCGCCGCGCTGATCGTCGCGATCCCGCTCGGATCGATGCTCACCATCCTGCACTGA
- a CDS encoding App1 family protein codes for MPETSPSPVGARQRTTRHGAARIEDWLHDVRERFARRRGHLPTVVPYTGYGSTEWVRVLCRVLLSKPVPAGAGGRRGRTRAQSIRGWRSFTSVPVGDVPVIIEVGGQRLEVLADRGGVVDTKVPVRLEPGWHRAQLHTEGSEPVEAPVHVIDPEARFGVISDVDDTVMVTALPRPLVAAWNTFVLDEHARIPTPGMAVLFERLVRDHPGAPVIYLSTGAWNVAPTLTRFLDRNLYPAGPLLLTDWGPTHDRWFRSGRAHKEENLRRLAEEFPDVRWLLVGDDGQHDEELYARFAADHPGRVAAVAIRRLSTGEAVLAGGRTKADEHTDEVPWVSAGDGSTLADQLAEAGIMHPGPPQPEPPLA; via the coding sequence ATGCCGGAGACCTCCCCCTCCCCGGTCGGAGCCCGTCAGCGCACGACTCGTCACGGCGCGGCGCGTATCGAAGACTGGCTGCACGACGTCCGCGAGCGATTCGCGCGACGACGCGGACACCTCCCCACGGTGGTGCCGTACACCGGCTACGGCTCGACCGAGTGGGTCAGGGTCCTGTGCCGGGTGCTGCTGTCGAAACCGGTGCCGGCCGGGGCTGGCGGCAGACGTGGGCGGACCCGCGCGCAGAGCATCCGCGGATGGCGGAGCTTCACGAGCGTGCCGGTCGGCGACGTGCCCGTGATCATCGAGGTCGGCGGCCAGCGTCTCGAGGTGCTCGCCGACCGCGGCGGCGTCGTCGACACCAAGGTGCCCGTGCGGCTCGAGCCCGGCTGGCATCGCGCACAGTTGCACACCGAGGGCTCCGAGCCGGTCGAGGCGCCGGTGCACGTGATCGATCCGGAGGCTCGTTTCGGGGTCATCTCCGACGTCGACGACACCGTCATGGTGACCGCGCTCCCCCGCCCGCTGGTCGCGGCGTGGAACACGTTCGTCCTCGACGAGCACGCGCGCATCCCGACGCCCGGCATGGCCGTGCTGTTCGAACGCCTGGTGCGCGACCACCCCGGCGCGCCGGTGATCTACCTGTCGACCGGCGCGTGGAACGTCGCGCCGACCCTCACGCGCTTCCTCGACCGCAACCTCTACCCGGCGGGCCCGCTGCTGCTCACCGACTGGGGGCCCACCCACGACCGATGGTTCCGGAGCGGGCGTGCCCACAAAGAGGAGAACCTGCGGCGGCTCGCCGAGGAGTTCCCCGACGTACGGTGGCTGCTCGTCGGCGACGACGGCCAGCACGACGAGGAACTCTACGCGCGCTTCGCGGCCGATCACCCCGGCCGGGTCGCCGCCGTCGCGATCCGCCGCCTGTCGACCGGCGAGGCCGTGCTCGCGGGTGGCCGCACCAAGGCGGACGAGCACACGGACGAGGTGCCGTGGGTCTCGGCCGGCGACGGGTCCACCCTCGCCGACCAGCTCGCCGAGGCCGGCATCATGCACCCCGGCCCGCCGCAGCCCGAGCCACCCCTCGCCTGA
- a CDS encoding BlaI/MecI/CopY family transcriptional regulator, whose amino-acid sequence MANLGDLERAVMEQLWASDTTLTANELRDRLTIVGDAGDRSPATTTVLTVLARLERKGFVARTRDVRPHRYRALLSREEHTAELMHEVLDRSSDRDAALARFVGTATAHETATLRRLLDELARR is encoded by the coding sequence ATGGCCAATCTCGGGGACCTTGAGCGCGCCGTCATGGAGCAGCTCTGGGCGAGCGACACCACGCTCACCGCCAATGAGCTGCGCGACCGTCTGACGATCGTCGGCGATGCCGGCGATCGCTCCCCCGCGACGACCACCGTGCTGACGGTGCTGGCCCGGCTCGAACGCAAGGGATTCGTCGCGCGCACGCGCGACGTTCGCCCGCACCGCTACCGCGCGCTGCTCTCGCGCGAAGAGCACACCGCCGAGCTCATGCACGAGGTGCTCGACCGCTCGAGCGATCGCGACGCCGCCCTCGCGCGCTTCGTCGGCACGGCGACCGCCCACGAGACCGCGACCCTGCGGCGCCTGCTCGACGAGCTCGCGCGACGCTGA